In the genome of Carassius carassius chromosome 47, fCarCar2.1, whole genome shotgun sequence, one region contains:
- the LOC132130411 gene encoding uncharacterized protein LOC132130411 has product MEQDGPQENRSEQGEEMTEESFLKDLYLLMKQRDTPIERIPHLGFKQIDVFLMYKTVKDLGGYQQVTAQQLWKKVYNILGGNPRSTSAATCTRRHYEKLLLPYECHQNGYRDDIVFRTPRSQKRIHPSNYSDFEHEYPRNVKRADFQHLPAFPRPSLNMFTEHQRQIFNMPLNIASYFPHGSTSLPNYMALRESTLPHLSLSPSQDLSQPPASYLSTSSVEVPGCKESLDRLRHLAKEFKSSAGWEEPLNLSQKESRLETLSDTPSSFSPPSKKPKFLNEASPLYPPRGLTTEEAAEKEETADKTSPGGVAGSVQVGPSPVTADIADLTTSSTANPVPRRASPPSVNLFNRRLNYSEPFAMKARERDQHTDWMKEESSGAPTPKLGILNRSNPLGHPPVDPNGNMEIKIPLKLLHEVIRRGLLFNPEFAANSPAPQEPTKAEAQPEHKFHMRYHSETSESSTTGEEPTNLSLKSLFKNLSNSNPQENGMRKHRLFGGNRIPAETKLQMINSLHVNSSLKRSLESDAPRSSQPLQEQTPMTKNQESTNPRPHSCSEDSPLSLTMKPGRKSEQMMGTSNSMAKEISTSPPFMQLTSDNLKLFMANLPFRVERGQTF; this is encoded by the exons ATGGAGCAGGACGGCCCACAGGAGAACAGATCAGAACAGGGAGAGGAGATGACAGAGGAGAGCTTCCTGAAAGACCTCTACCTCTTAATGAAACAGAGAGACACTCCGATTGAGAGAATACCTCATCTAGGCTTCAAACAGA TCGATGTGTTCCTAATGTACAAGACAGTAAAGGATCTTGGAGGCTATCAACAG GTTACTGCGCAGCAGTTGTGGAAGAAAGTTTACAACATACTTGGAGGAAACCCGCGCAGCACTAGTGCAGCCACTTGCACTCGCAGACACTATGAAAA ACTGCTTCTTCCTTATGAGTGTCACCAGAATGGATACAGGGATGATATTGTCTTCAGGACCCCTCGATCACAAAAACGCATCCATCCCAGCAATTACAGTGACTTTGAGCACGAATACCCCAGGAATGTCAAGCGTGCAGATTTCCAACACCTCCCGGCATTCCCTCGG CCCTCTCTGAACATGTTTACGGAGCATCAGAGACAGATTTTTAACATGCCTTTGAACATTGCTTCGTACTTCCCACACGGCAGTACATCTCTACCCAATTATATGGCTCTTCGAGAATCTACACTTCCCCATCTGAGCCTCAGCCCTTCTCAAGACCTTTCCCAACCACCTGCTTCGTATTTAAGCACATCATCTGTCGAGGTTCCAGGCTGCAAAGAGTCTCTTGATAGGTTACGCCACTTAGCTAAAGAGTTCAAGTCGTCAGCTGGTTGGGAGGAACCGCTCAACCTCAGCCAGAAAGAAAGCAGACTTGAGACTCTGAGTGACACACCATCATCTTTCAGCCCACCTTCAAAAAAGCCCAAGTTCCTCAATGAAGCCTCACCTCTTTACCCTCCAAGGGGTTTGACAACCGAAGAAGCTGCAGAAAAGGAGGAAACAGCGGACAAAACTTCCCCAGGAGGAGTTGCGGGGTCTGTCCAAGTAGGACCGAGCCCAGTGACCGCTGACATCGCTGATCTCACTACCTCTTCCACTGCCAATCCAGTCCCACGTAGAGCAAGTCCTCCTTCAGTGAATCTCTTCAACCGTAGACTGAACTACTCAGAACCATTCGCTATGAAGGCACGGGAGCGAGACCAGCACACGGACTGGATGAAAGAAGAATCTTCTGGTGCACCTACACCTAAGTTAGGGATCCTAAACCGAAGCAATCCCCTTGGACACCCACCCGTAGATCCGAACGGCAATATGGAGATTAAGATTCCTCTAAAGCTTCTCCATGAGGTGATTAGGAGAGGACTGCTTTTCAACCCAGAATTTGCGGCAAACAGCCCTGCACCTCAAGAACCAACCAAAGCTGAAGCACAACCCGAGCACAAGTTCCACATGCGATATCACTCAGAAACTTCTGAGAGCTCCACCACGGGTGAGGAGCCAACCAATTTGAGTTTGAAAAGTCTTTTCAAAAACCTTTCTAATTCTAACCCTCAAGAAAATGGCATGAGGAAGCACCGACTCTTTGGTGGCAATCGCATCCCAGCAGAAACAAAGCTCCAGATGATCAATTCTCTTCATGTAAATAGCTCTCTCAAGCGCTCTCTGGAAAGTGACGCACCAAGATCTTCTCAACCTCTACAGGAACAAACTCCTATGACAAAGAACCAAGAAAGCACAAATCCCAGACCACACAGTTGCAGTGAAGATAGTCCACTCTCTTTGACCATGAAGCCTGGAAGAAAGTCAGAGCAAATGATGGGAACATCTAACAGTATGGCAAAGGAAATCTCGACCTCCCCACCTTTCATGCAACTGACATCAGACAACCTCAAACTATTTATGGCAAACCTACCCTTTAGAGTGGAAAGAGGGCAGACATTTTGA